Proteins from one Bombyx mori chromosome 1, ASM3026992v2 genomic window:
- the LOC101743995 gene encoding uncharacterized protein LOC101743995 isoform X4, translated as MYLRRLFRRKCQETGRYNPFNTDIDFQFLPLRTKVEILYALCDFRLDAEDVFDLFKNLEAESLRVEPLGWDDNDSAYWYFYGTRLYREDLLRKPKAKTKKKKSKESRKRGWFYGDDWLDDDETERVWQVVCFTEDDWAHLTEKFSKATSKVEKELYRSLSQNFLPEIPRLFQEKERLQRKRLLELPRRTSSRVLQKIKQKEEEGKPNTHDAKQESHKKDTTVLSRENRAKRRNLLRSKSVSSDTSANTENNTEDMPQKVSKRAKSQEKKSKNSSSSQKGEPPPEPPVKPGRKTNNSLASATGQILIPDNDEPQNSTRKKLKTSQIFSQSEEDIQTDMYKVLEQLTAHEDAWPFMDPVEEEYAPNYYAVIRRPMDLRKMEERLDSGYYTDFAMFKADFKLIVNNCRLYNGQDNEYTMMVDNLQTAFDRLTEKYMHRLSSSDEEIAVEYQLPTPSRKHKLKSSESPTHHKRKKRKSHSDSGEPKSSSSDTIQESKKEDIAPDLEEPKIKESHKNKEGKTKKKRKGHHRHGKHSKNHKKESRKSEHGESKSKHNKKQKHSKNKNKDGKKIKQKKKKSKHHDSESTEVLKRAVSQESIESSNRSRSASPLPSIHTPTPSPQEVEQTDNTEQLTDPDFFKDKYDKIKERRRNAAKDAFESLLDYKQKSTDKQKQNINLPEKDKNQKLTETIEKLKAKNEKFKDNSTFNSLFSTSNDENCKEVNNKESPNNEGSDEGEQKKKSRKGNKKNAAKNESASEALEQAVKDISKWFDDAPKSSTVSSPCDSPAQTVSTEEQDSRLDDELSQGEKSSVSRKEVTRKRPSSREPKLVKRREIQRTIERLQPGKSKGNLLTNIPSKVEKAEETISTGPLTKARELNKTEETSSPKLSLGSVLPTVEFTIGNDHNFGNKDEVPEEDQNNMSKPQELSSQKDDITEETSNEKATETVVIQTSKKDAEVETEPTTIVKPNQEKATPNLSAWFKAFGAPKSTPPSHASLKKKNEETDAEEKHESTNSENKPLSPKHGTKYDSPVGPETPNPEGGDSPHPSINATPRQRRTSTGSSMSERSSFSQDLDSPRHQMSHTSPLLHSPASPRTEDFQKISYPIINGTVRAGFYHDTTSLKSSPEKSCSPREGPQSPYSTYAQHVYASNNVTGSTTPHYFIDHTKSPLPAYNHNPPPFYDTSKAPLVTKSARVHDDYTSLGPETYQQSQYTGPFSPAYTPYAQVSAANYTHSQHTPQASIVNSNASAPAPAPSVVEKTATASFPVKKRTYSEIDQTTLTPQTNNTPKTNENKDITVVSHHNKVEYQKTSQTVHATSMSSMSSTSVDDIALALSEKSEMAKLNNMRDKPAVEYHKPDERDKKYESREINNEMYKQTKQDVSGLDLKKPVTSNTKKDNIDMVNMGYLNPENERRNNIEARDEIAASVAREIQKTNLKSQHIESMARNLGISNQSIQKTQNLNSNPNNIPPAHSQERSHSDLSINQIMAHTHHGQYDTITSAQAIGGFSMNDIEIANKKLYGCNTTSSSTAIDYGNWKITNQIRKQELLPSDYSAAYTTNADKHKNDTNPNTSINYSKNTQNHQYTAYNTTRNSVQRTELQQNHSSELRIPNPRGVLKNDHLNMSSSINENDITAKNIENHAKAQKAEKLVQNHPLVTSNPYKPPYSSHSSIPLETIRNLPNIPQMLERYSNDERYLSTFAGGTSALYHEKQFQMAQMFNKTMSAAEMHHSNSPVSLAYSQSSIPNATKDNGIYKPPILTTQADIRPKTKRRRVQESKTAVVGNQTYHHTPSCSADVLSSVKQSMIPSSAFNFGSSTNMTLGTGLYGENSGFSIEDFRNSTANQLMAANYMVAAVAHQQRNNAEATAEKLVKPAHQNSTHTSSSFPFIGHSQVRAGYPFVGDPSSPLYQQYLQRHQEELLRQTGAQIMSLYPAGYPAGLGVRQPYDSINRPSWL; from the exons ATGTATTTAAGAAGATTGTTTAGAAGAAAATGTCAAGAAACTGGCCGGTACAATCCCTTCAATACTGACATTGATTTTCAATTTCTGCCTTTGCGGACAAAGGTAGAAATATTATATGCGTTGTGTGATTTCCGTTTGGATGCTGAAGATGTATTTGATTTATTCAAAAATTTGGAAGCAGAAAGCTTACGAGTAGAACCTCTTGG ATGGGATGACAATGATTCTGCTTACTGGTATTTCTATGGAACAAGGTTATATCGTGAGGATTTATTGAGAAAACcaaaagcaaaaacaaaaaagaaaaaaagtaaagaaaGCAGGAAACGTGGCTGGTTTTATGGAGATGACTGGCTTGATGACGATGAGACAGAACGGGTTTGGCAGGTTGTGTGCTTTACGGAAGATGACTGGGCCCACTTGACTGAGAAATTTAGCAAGGCAACAAGCAAAGTTGAAAAGGAATTGTATCGTTCATTATCACAAAACTTCTTACCTGAAATACCCCGATTGTTTCAAGAAAAAGAACGATTACAAAGAAAAAG GTTGCTTGAATTGCCACGACGTACATCGAGTCGTGTGTTGCAAAAAATTAAGCAGAAGGAAGAAGAAGGTAAACCAAACACACATGATGCTAAACAAGAAAGTCACAAAAAGGACACAACAGTTCTTTCACGTGAAAATCGGGCCAAAAGAAGAAACTTACTGAG ATCTAAGTCTGTGTCATCAGACACTTCAgcaaatacagaaaataatacAGAAGATATGCCACAGAAAGTGTCAAAACGTGCAAAGAGTCAAGAAAAAAAGTCAAAAAACTCCTCTTCATCTCAAAAGGGTGAACCCCCACCAGAACCTCCAGTGAAACCTGGGAGAAAAACTAACAATTCTTTAGCATCTGCAACAGGCCAAATCTTAATACCAGATAATGATGAACCACAAAACAGTACTCGGAAAAAGCTGAAAACATCacaaat attCAGTCAAAGTGAGGAAGATATACAAACGGATATGTATAAGGTCTTGGAACAGTTAACTGCACATGAAGATGCATGGCCTTTTATGGATCCTGTAGAGGAAGAATATGCTCCAAATTATTATGCAGTAATCAGAAGACCTATGGACTTGCGTAAAATGGAAGAGAGACTTGACAGTGGCTATTATACAGACTTTGCTATGTTTAAAGCTGATTTCAAATTAATTGTGAACAATTGCCGTCTGTATAATGGACAAGACAATG AGTACACAATGATGGTTGACAATCTGCAAACAGCATTCGATCGTTTAACAGAAAAATACATGCATAGACTTTCATCTTCTGATGAAGAGATTGCTGTTGAATATCAATTACCGACTCCATCAAGGAAACATAAGTTAAAATCCAGTGAATCTCCAACCCATCACAAGAGGAAGAAAAGAAAATCTCATTCAGATTCAg GTGAACCAAAATCAAGTTCATCTGATACTATCCAAGAAAGTAAAAAAGAAGATATAGCACCTGATTTAGAAGAACCAAAAATTAAAGAATCTCATAAAAACAAAGAAGGTAAGACAAAGAAGAAACGGAAAGGTCACCATCGTCATGGCAAACATTCCAAAAACCATAAGAAAGAATCCCGTAAGTCTGAGCATGGTGAATCTAAAAGTaagcataataaaaaacaaaagcactcaaagaataaaaataaagatggtaaaaaaataaaacaaaaaaagaagaagagcaAACATCATGATTCAGAAAGTACCGAAGTTTTGAAGCGGGCTGTATCTCAAGAGTCTATTGAAAGCTCGAATAGAAGTCGAAGTGCAAGTCCTCTGCCCTCTATACATACGCCGACTCCGTCACCACAAGAAGTAGAACAGACTGATAATACTGAACAATTAACAGACCCTGATTTCTTCAAAGATAAATATGACAAAATAAAGGAAAGAAGACGAAATGCTGCAAAAGATGCTTTTGAATCACTGTTGgattacaaacaaaaaagtactgataaacaaaaacaaaacattaacttaCCAGAGAAGGATAAAAACCAAAAGTTGACTGAGAcaatagaaaaattaaaagCTAAAAATGAAAAGTTTAAAGATAACTCAACATTTAACAGCCTTTTTTCAACAAGTAACGATGAAAACTGCaaagaagtaaataataaagaGTCTCCTAATAATGAAGGTTCTGATGAAGGagaacaaaaaaagaaatccaGGAAAGGTAATAAAAAGAATGCTGCTAAAAATGAATCTGCATCAGAAGCATTGGAACAAGCAGTAAAAGATATCAGCAAATGGTTTGATGATGCGCCTAAAAGTTCAACAGTAAGCTCCCCATGCGATAGTCCGGCTCAGACAGTATCTACGGAAGAGCAAGATAGTCGTTTAGATGACGAACTTTCCCAAGGAGAAAAATCTTCGGTTTCTAGAAAAGAAGTAACTCGTAAGCGACCCTCCTCACGTGAACCTAAGTTGGTCAAAAGAAGGGAAATTCAAAGAACCATAGAAAGGCTACAGCCTGGTAAAAGCAAAGGCAATTTATTAACAAACATACCCAGTAAAGTAGAAAAAGCCGAAGAGACTATTTCAACTGGTCCGTTAACGAAAGCGCGTGAACTTAATAAAACAGAAGAAACGAGTAGTCCCAAGCTTAGCCTCGGCTCTGTTTTGCCGACAGTTGAATTTACAATAGGAAATGATCACAATTTCGGTAACAAGGATGAAGTTCCTGAAGAGGACCAGAACAATATGTCAAAACCACAAGAACTAAGTTCCCAAAAAGATGATATAACAGAAGAAACTTCAAATGAAAAAGCTACTGAAACTGTTGTTATTCAAACTTCTAAAAAGGATGCCGAAGTAGAAACAGAGCCAACTACTATCGTTAAACCAAATCAGGAAAAGGCTACACCAAATTTAAGCGCATGGTTTAAAGCATTTGGAGCGCCTAAAAGCACACCCCCGTCTCATGCTtctttgaaaaagaaaaacgaaGAGACTGATGCTGAAGAAAAACATGAAAGTACAAACAGTGAGAATAAACCTCTTAGTCCTAAACATGGAACGAAATACGATTCTCCTGTTGGTCCCGAAACACCTAATCCAGAAGGAGGGGATAGTCCTCATCCTAGCATAAATGCAACACCTCGACAACGACGAACCAGTACTGGAAGTTCAATGTCTGAACGTTCGTCATTTAGTCAAGATCTCGATTCGCCCAGACATCAAATGTCGCATACTTCACCCTTACTTCATTCACCTGCTTCACCTAGAACTGAAGACTTCCAGAAAATTAGCTACCCTATCATTAATGGCACTGTGAGAGCTGGATTCTATCATGACACGACATCACTTAAAAGTAGCCCCGAAAAAAGTTGCAGTCCACGCGAAGGACCTCAGTCGCCATACTCTACATATGCTCAACATGTTTATGCTTCCAATAATGTGACTGGATCGACGACCcctcattattttattgatcaTACTAAAAGTCCATTGCCTGCCTATAACCACAACCCACCTCCTTTTTATGACACTTCAAAAGCACCCCTCGTTACTAAATCAGCTCGAGTTCATGACGACTACACGTCCCTTGGCCCCGAAACATATCAACAGAGTCAATACACGGGCCCATTTTCTCCTGCTTATACACCATATGCACAAGTATCTGCCGCAAATTACACTCACTCACAACACACACCACAAGCATCAATCGTTAATAGTAATGCAAGTGCTCCAGCTCCGGCTCCATCGGTAGTTGAAAAAACAGCAACTGCTTCGTTTCCTGTTAAGAAACGAACTTATAGCGAAATTGATCAAACAACGCTGACTCCACAAACCAATAATACTCCCAAAACAAACGAAAACAAGGATATTACTGTCGTATCCCATCATAACAAAGTGGAATATCAAAAAACTTCTCAAACTGTACATGCCACTTCTATGTCTTCAATGTCTTCTACATCCGTTGATGACATCGCTTTAGCTTTAAGTGAGAAATCTGAAATggctaaattaaataatatgcgaGATAAGCCCGCCGTAGAATATCATAAACCTGACGAACgagataaaaaatatgaaagtcgagaaataaataatgaaatgtatAAACAAACCAAACAAGATGTATCAGGCCTTGACTTAAAAAAGCCTGTAACGAGTAATACCAAAAAAGATAACATTGATATGGTTAATATGGGCTATTTAAATCCAGAAAATGaaagaagaaataacatcgaGGCGCGCGATGAAATTGCAGCTTCAGTGGCCAGAGAAATCcagaaaactaatttaaaatctCAGCATATTGAGTCAATGGCAAGAAATCTTGGCATCAGTAATCAGTCTATccagaaaacacaaaatttaaattctaatcCGAATAATATCCCTCCGGCACATTCACAGGAAAGATCACACAGTGATCTTAGTATTAATCAGATCATGGCTCACACACATCATGGTCAATATGATACGATTACAAGCGCACAGGCCATAGGTGGTTTCTCGATGAACGATATAGAAATagccaataaaaaattatacggTTGCAATACGACATCTTCCTCGACGGCTATTGATTACGGTAATTGGAAAATAACAAACCAAATTCGAAAACAGGAATTACTCCCGTCTGATTATTCAGCTGCCTACACTACAAATGCcgataaacataaaaatgatACAAATCCAAATACTTCGATAAATTATAGTAAAAATACGCAAAACCATCAGTACACTGCTTACAACACGACAAGGAATAGTGTTCAGAGAACTGAACTACAACAAAATCATTCTTCCGAGTTAAGAATACCAAATCCCAGAGGAGTACTTAAAAATGATCACTTAAATATGTCTTCCTCTATAAACGAAAACGATATAACAGCGAAAAACATTGAAAATCATGCAAAAGCTCAAAAAGCTGAGAAACTAGTGCAAAATCATCCTCTTGTTACTTCAAACCCTTATAAGCCCCCATACAGTTCACATTCTAGCATTCCTCTAGAAACAATACGAAATTTACCTAATATTCCACAAATGCTAGAAAGATATTCAAACGACGAAAGATATCTGTCGACATTTGCCGGTGGAACATCAGCATTATACCACGAAAAGCAATTTCAAATGGCCCAAATGTTCAATAAAACTATGTCTGCAGCTGAAATGCATCACTCGAATTCACCAGTAAGCTTGGCCTACTCTCAGTCTTCAATACCGAATGCAACGAAAGATAATGGTATTTATAAACCTCCTATACTGACGACACAAGCTGATATAAGACCAAAAACAAAAAGGAGACGGGTGCAAGAATCAAAAACCGCAGTGGTTGGAAATCAAACTTATCATCACACACCATCGTGCAGTGCAGATGTTTTGTCGTCAGTCAAACAGAGTATGATCCCTAGTAGTGCTTTTAATTTTGGTTCATCTACAAATATGACCCTCGGCACGGGCCTGTATGGTGAAAACAGTGGCTTTTCAATAGAAGATTTTAGAAATAGCACTGCAAATCAATTAATGGCAGCAAATTATATGGTAGCTGCTGTGGCGCATCAACAGCGAAACAATGCCGAAGCTACTGCCGAAAAACTCGTGAAGCCTGCTCATCAAAATTCCACACACACATCCAGCTCCTTCCCATTTATAGGTCATTCCCAAGTAAGGGCTGGATATCCTTTTGTTGGAGATCCGTCATCACCGCTGTATCAGCAGTATTTACAAAGACACCAAGAGGAACTGCTTAGACAAACAGGTGCGCAGATCATGAGTCTGTATCCTGCAGGATATCCTGCTGGGTTGGGTGTAAGACAACCATACGACTCTATTAATAGGCCTTCCTGGCTCTAA